One part of the Oncorhynchus clarkii lewisi isolate Uvic-CL-2024 chromosome 7, UVic_Ocla_1.0, whole genome shotgun sequence genome encodes these proteins:
- the LOC139414047 gene encoding atypical chemokine receptor 3-like: MSLSVNELTELMEMWAELNFTGDNMSSHHVEALLCPAGFSHAAVLYTLSVLYIFIFLVGLAANTLVVWVNLRSERNRFETHLYILNLAVADLCVVATLPVWVSSLLQRGHWPFGEAVCKITHLVFSVNLFGSIFFLTCMSVDRYLSVALFGDGGNSRRKKVVRRVICILVWLLALAASVPDTYFLQAVKSTHSDATLCRPVYPTDNPREWMVGIQLSFIVLGFAIPFPVIAVFYLLLVSSIGNANSNQERRISRKIILTYIVVFLVCWLPYHGVLLVDTLSLLNVLPFSCRLENFLYVSLHLTQCFSLIHCCINPVIYNFINRNYRYDLMKAFIFKYSTKTGLAKLIDASHVSETEYLAVAAVENNV; this comes from the exons ATGAGTCTGAGTGTGAACGAGCTGACGGAGCTGATGGAGATGTGGGCGGAACTTAACTTCACAGGGGACAACATGTCATCCCACCACGTAGAGGCTCTGCTGTGCCCGGCTGGGTTCAGCCACGCGGCGGTGCTCTACACCCTCTCCGTCCTCTACATCTTCATCTTCCTGGTGGGCCTGGCCGCCAACACCCTGGTGGTGTGGGTCAACCTCCGCTCAGAGAGGAACCGTTTTGAAACCCACCTGTACATCCTCAACCTGGCTGTGGCTGACCTCTGTGTGGTGGCTACTCTCCCAGTCTGGGTCAGCTCGCTGCTACAGCGCGGCCACTGGCCCTTCGGCGAGGCCGTCTGTAagatcacccacctggtgttcaGCGTCAACCTCTTCGGGAGTATCTTCTTCCTCACCTGTATGAGCGTGGACCGCTACCTGTCCGTGGCGCTATTCGGCGACGGAGGGAACAGCCGCAGGAAGAAGGTGGTGCGGAGGGTGATCTGTATCCTGGTTTGGCTGCTGGCACTGGCCGCCTCCGTCCCAGACACTTACTTTCTGCAGGCGGTCAAGTCCACACACTCTGACGCCACCCTGTGCCGGCCCGTCTACCCCACTGACAACCCCCGAGAGTGGATGGTGGGCATCCAGCTTAGCTTCATCGTCCTGGGCTTCGCCATCCCGTTCCCAGTCATCGCTGTCTTCTACCTGTTATTAGTAAGCTCCATTGGCAACGCCAACTCAAACCAGGAGCGCCGCATCAG CCGGAAGATCATCCTGACCTACATTGTGGTGTTCCTGGTCTGCTGGCTGCCCTACCACGGAGTCCTATTGGTCGACACTTTATCTCTCCTCAACGTCCTGCCCTTCAGCTGCAGGCTGGAGAACTTCCTGTATGTGTCCCTCCACCTGACCCAGTGCTTCAGCCTCATCCACTGCTGCATCAACCCCGTCATTTATAACTTCATCAACAGAAACTACCGTTACGACCTCATGAAGGCCTTCATCTTCAAGTATTCCACCAAGACGGGCCTGGCCAAGCTCATTGACGCATCACATGTGTCCGAGACAGAGTACTTGGCCGTGGCGGCGGTGGAGAATAACGTGTGA